One genomic segment of Labilithrix sp. includes these proteins:
- a CDS encoding flagellar biosynthetic protein FliQ: protein MSSDQALATILGLFQTVMWVAGPVLAITLVAGLLVGVAQTVLQINEQSVAFVVKVIAVVGVLVLLGPVLANKLIDYTTRSLGSIESVVH, encoded by the coding sequence ATGAGCTCGGACCAAGCGCTCGCGACCATCCTCGGCCTCTTCCAGACCGTCATGTGGGTGGCCGGCCCGGTGCTCGCCATCACGCTCGTCGCGGGCCTCCTCGTCGGCGTCGCGCAGACGGTCCTCCAGATCAACGAGCAGAGCGTGGCGTTCGTCGTGAAGGTCATCGCGGTGGTGGGCGTCCTCGTCCTCCTCGGCCCGGTGCTCGCGAACAAGCTCATCGACTACACGACGCGCTCGCTCGGCTCGATCGAGTCCGTCGTGCACTGA
- a CDS encoding flagellar biosynthetic protein FliR, producing the protein MDPLANIITAEAAALVLAIARLAGFVLVSPFPGKSTPTQVKVGLVLLLAWVVRAGQPYLPSLRLDGSLVGLVPCELGVGLLIGFTVRVTYSAAEILGSSFAQSTGLTMGAVFDPAMGTEDPVPARVMTLLAMLLFLACGAHRVALGYLLESFRVVPIGQTVDIGATAPSFVGFVSQAVEAGVRLSLPVMGVALVVQLALALVSRASPSLQVFSIGAGISVAAAVLTIMGAMDDTAAGLAAEMQNEAPRIEQVLGVATGTSP; encoded by the coding sequence ATGGATCCGCTCGCGAACATCATCACGGCCGAGGCCGCGGCGCTCGTGCTCGCGATCGCGCGGCTCGCGGGGTTCGTCCTCGTCTCGCCGTTTCCGGGCAAGAGCACGCCAACGCAGGTGAAGGTCGGTCTCGTCTTGCTCCTCGCGTGGGTGGTGCGCGCGGGCCAGCCGTACCTGCCGTCGCTTCGGCTCGACGGCTCGCTCGTCGGTCTGGTCCCGTGCGAGCTCGGCGTGGGTCTCCTCATCGGCTTCACCGTCCGCGTCACGTATTCGGCCGCCGAGATCCTGGGCTCGTCGTTCGCGCAGTCGACGGGCCTCACGATGGGCGCGGTCTTCGATCCGGCGATGGGCACCGAGGATCCGGTCCCGGCGCGCGTGATGACGCTCCTCGCGATGCTCCTCTTCCTCGCCTGCGGCGCGCATCGCGTCGCGCTGGGCTATCTCCTCGAGTCGTTCCGCGTCGTCCCGATCGGCCAGACGGTGGACATCGGCGCGACGGCGCCTTCGTTCGTCGGCTTCGTCTCGCAGGCGGTGGAGGCGGGCGTGCGGCTCTCGCTCCCGGTCATGGGCGTGGCGCTCGTGGTGCAGCTCGCGCTCGCGCTCGTGTCGCGCGCCTCGCCTTCGCTCCAGGTCTTCAGCATCGGCGCGGGCATCAGCGTCGCGGCCGCGGTCCTCACGATCATGGGCGCGATGGACGACACGGCGGCGGGCCTCGCCGCCGAGATGCAGAACGAGGCGCCGCGCATCGAGCAGGTCCTCGGCGTCGCGACGGGGACCTCGCCGTGA
- the fliP gene encoding flagellar type III secretion system pore protein FliP (The bacterial flagellar biogenesis protein FliP forms a type III secretion system (T3SS)-type pore required for flagellar assembly.): MNDLLNATATNGPGLAPQLKILAILTLLSLLPAIVLTMTSFTRIVVVLGFVKQGIGAQQSPPSQVLVGLALFLTMFTMAPVTKQVFDEAYTPYAAGRISDAEAMERAAVPLRSFMLRQTREADLALFYEASHAPLPQTEEEVPMRIASPAFVVSELTTAFQMGVLVLLPFLVIDLAVAAILMAMGMMMVPPASISLPLKLLLFVVVDGWHLLVGSLLRSFSAP; encoded by the coding sequence GTGAACGATCTCCTCAACGCGACCGCGACGAACGGTCCGGGTCTCGCGCCGCAGCTGAAGATCCTCGCGATCCTCACGCTGCTCTCGCTCCTCCCCGCCATCGTCCTCACGATGACGTCGTTCACGCGCATCGTGGTCGTGCTCGGGTTCGTGAAGCAGGGGATCGGCGCGCAGCAGTCTCCGCCGAGTCAGGTCCTCGTCGGCCTCGCGCTGTTCCTCACGATGTTCACGATGGCGCCGGTTACGAAGCAGGTCTTCGACGAGGCCTACACGCCGTACGCGGCGGGCCGGATCTCCGACGCGGAGGCGATGGAGCGCGCGGCGGTCCCGCTCCGGAGCTTCATGTTGCGGCAGACGCGTGAGGCCGACCTCGCGCTCTTCTACGAGGCGTCGCACGCGCCGCTGCCGCAGACGGAAGAAGAGGTGCCGATGCGCATCGCGTCGCCGGCCTTCGTCGTGAGCGAGCTCACGACCGCCTTCCAGATGGGCGTGCTCGTGCTCCTCCCGTTCCTCGTCATCGATTTGGCGGTCGCCGCGATCTTGATGGCGATGGGCATGATGATGGTGCCGCCGGCCTCCATCTCGCTGCCGCTGAAGCTGCTGCTCTTCGTCGTCGTGGACGGCTGGCATCTCCTGGTCGGGTCCTTGCTTCGGAGCTTCAGCGCTCCATGA